The proteins below are encoded in one region of Peptoniphilus sp. GNH:
- the asnA gene encoding aspartate--ammonia ligase, whose protein sequence is MRNDSNVSFLGLKETQMAIKALKDFFERDLANTLNLARVSAPLMVRPETGLNDNLNGSEKAVDFNIRNYKIKAEIVHSLAKWKRYALKKYGFDCYEGLYTDMNAIRPDEILDEIHSAYVDQWDWEKIIKKEDRNIFYLKGVVKEIYEVLKRTETYINCLYPNVLKKKLPAEIYFIESQDLEDKYPNLSPKQREYEIAKEHGAVFVIGIGKDLKSGSPHDMRSPDYDDWSLNGDIIVWDPVLGNALELSSMGIRVDQEALEKQLKKAGKEDRLKLEFHKNLMNGNLPYTVGGGIGQSRLCLFFLEKRHIGEIQSSIWDDETVKSCYEKGIQLL, encoded by the coding sequence ATGAGAAATGATTCAAATGTAAGCTTTTTAGGCTTAAAAGAAACTCAAATGGCCATTAAAGCACTAAAAGATTTTTTTGAAAGAGACTTAGCCAATACACTTAATTTGGCAAGAGTTTCTGCGCCACTTATGGTAAGACCGGAAACGGGATTAAATGATAATTTAAACGGATCAGAAAAAGCTGTTGATTTCAACATTAGAAATTATAAAATTAAAGCTGAAATAGTACATTCTCTTGCTAAATGGAAGAGATATGCTCTGAAAAAATACGGATTTGATTGTTATGAAGGTCTATATACTGACATGAACGCTATAAGACCAGATGAAATTTTAGACGAAATTCACTCGGCATATGTTGATCAGTGGGACTGGGAAAAAATAATTAAAAAAGAAGACAGAAATATATTTTACTTAAAAGGCGTAGTAAAAGAAATTTACGAAGTTTTAAAGAGAACAGAAACTTATATTAACTGCCTTTACCCAAATGTATTGAAAAAGAAGCTACCAGCTGAAATTTATTTTATAGAAAGTCAAGACTTGGAAGATAAATATCCAAATCTATCACCTAAGCAAAGAGAGTATGAAATAGCTAAAGAACATGGAGCAGTATTTGTAATAGGGATAGGAAAAGATTTGAAATCAGGCTCACCTCATGATATGAGAAGCCCAGATTATGATGATTGGTCTTTGAATGGAGATATAATAGTTTGGGATCCGGTACTTGGAAATGCTCTTGAGTTATCGAGTATGGGTATAAGAGTAGACCAAGAAGCATTGGAAAAACAACTTAAAAAAGCTGGCAAAGAGGACAGATTAAAGTTGGAATTTCATAAAAATTTAATGAATGGAAATTTACCATATACAGTTGGTGGGGGAATAGGACAATCCAGACTATGCCTATTCTTCTTAGAAAAAAGACACATAGGCGAAATTCAATCTTCTATATGGGATGACGAAACGGTAAAAAGTTGTTATGAAAAAGGAATCCAACTTCTATAA
- a CDS encoding ABC transporter permease, which produces MTIFSQELKSSLAKLITWTLVLAVFVGLITAFYPMIVKENMALLIQGFIKNLRDTLQVALGLNLNDNFDFENLSYYLGLTYQFLSFLTAVFAIQIGAKALSKEQESGNIQYIYSNPISRSEIVTQKFLASLLVYVIFLILLALGSFGIAYAFKLESTDIMDLLTSIGLIYAGLLGSGLVYLSLGYFVSSFMRNATHAETIGVILTILSVISIVILNINAQANDANSMISLGIFLPLAAFNPLRLVQYNFDIIAMAANIIYIIVFLTLTYVIYGSKDLKY; this is translated from the coding sequence ATGACAATTTTTAGTCAAGAACTCAAGAGTTCTTTAGCAAAACTCATAACATGGACCCTGGTATTGGCAGTTTTTGTCGGACTTATCACAGCCTTTTATCCAATGATAGTGAAGGAAAATATGGCTCTTTTGATTCAAGGCTTTATAAAAAATTTGAGAGATACATTACAGGTAGCTTTAGGTCTAAATTTAAATGACAATTTTGACTTTGAAAATCTCAGTTACTATCTGGGGCTAACTTATCAATTTTTGAGCTTCCTAACAGCTGTTTTTGCGATTCAAATAGGCGCCAAAGCGCTCTCAAAGGAACAAGAAAGTGGAAATATTCAATACATTTATTCTAATCCTATATCAAGAAGTGAAATAGTAACTCAAAAATTTTTGGCAAGTTTACTTGTATATGTGATATTTCTTATATTGCTAGCCTTAGGAAGCTTTGGAATAGCCTATGCTTTTAAATTAGAATCCACTGATATAATGGACTTGCTTACCAGTATAGGACTTATTTATGCAGGGCTTTTGGGCTCAGGACTAGTTTATTTGAGTTTAGGATATTTCGTATCGTCATTTATGAGAAATGCAACCCACGCAGAAACAATTGGCGTAATATTGACTATTTTGAGTGTAATCAGCATTGTTATACTAAATATAAATGCACAAGCAAATGATGCAAATTCAATGATTAGCCTAGGAATATTTCTCCCATTAGCTGCTTTTAATCCCTTAAGGCTAGTCCAATATAACTTTGATATAATAGCCATGGCAGCCAACATTATATATATAATCGTATTTTTAACTTTGACATATGTTATATATGGAAGTAAGGATTTAAAATATTAA
- a CDS encoding ABC transporter ATP-binding protein — MGVLVTNNLSKKYNKLSINNLNFEILDGEFFALLGTEKSGIDILPKLIFNFAKVSKSGLTVFDLDPSRDSKEVKHYCSYGPLEIYFSSNPKAMTVFKNTLKAHNLQTREELEFLLDYFDFNASRRVADLEGKDKRLFSIINALIAKPRLAVLEEPTKDLDKETIAKLFSYLETKRSEEGLSLLVLGQDFENSQRYCDRVGIVENGSLKEIVYVKDKRSNDKILRIYNDDVELSIFENIGAVLIGKDKDYREFYYEKNPADLVEIIHKLGIVDFTIEDASLTHKLQSLNSKKGDDEE, encoded by the coding sequence ATGGGCGTACTTGTAACCAATAATTTAAGCAAAAAGTACAACAAACTTAGCATTAACAACTTAAATTTTGAAATATTGGATGGAGAGTTCTTTGCTCTTTTAGGGACTGAAAAGTCAGGAATTGATATTTTGCCAAAATTGATTTTCAATTTTGCTAAAGTTTCTAAAAGTGGTCTTACAGTCTTTGATTTAGATCCATCTAGAGATTCTAAGGAAGTTAAGCACTACTGTTCATATGGTCCCTTGGAGATTTATTTTTCTTCTAATCCAAAAGCCATGACAGTTTTTAAAAACACATTGAAAGCTCACAATCTTCAAACAAGAGAGGAATTGGAGTTTTTACTTGATTATTTTGATTTTAATGCAAGTAGAAGAGTGGCTGATCTAGAAGGGAAGGATAAGCGTTTATTTTCAATTATTAACGCTTTGATAGCTAAGCCTAGACTGGCTGTTTTGGAAGAACCTACCAAGGATTTAGACAAAGAGACCATTGCTAAACTGTTCTCCTATCTTGAAACAAAGAGATCTGAAGAAGGATTGAGCCTTTTAGTACTTGGTCAAGATTTTGAAAATTCACAAAGATACTGTGATAGAGTCGGCATTGTAGAAAACGGCTCACTAAAAGAAATAGTTTATGTAAAAGATAAAAGATCTAATGACAAGATTTTAAGAATCTATAATGATGATGTTGAATTGTCTATATTTGAAAATATCGGAGCTGTTCTAATAGGCAAAGACAAAGATTACAGAGAGTTCTATTACGAAAAAAATCCTGCTGATTTAGTAGAAATAATCCACAAGCTCGGCATTGTTGATTTTACAATAGAAGATGCTAGTTTAACACATAAACTTCAATCTTTAAATTCTAAAAAAGGAGATGATGAAGAATGA
- the ychF gene encoding redox-regulated ATPase YchF — MKLGILGLPNVGKSTLFNALTKAGAEAANYPFATIEPNVGVVTVPDERLKILSDISKSKRILYATIEFFDIAGLVKGASKGEGLGNQFLSNIREVDALVHVVRCFDDENIIHVDGSVDPLRDIEVINLELIFSDLEQIEKRLDRIRKQAKADKSLSAELALLERIKQSLEEGKPARTVEMDDNEKKIIKNYQLLSLKPVIYCANVDEESLKDDGNSNPYVQQVREFASSHGDEIVVINAELESEIAGFEDDEKAMFLEEMGVSASGLDKLIKSSYSLLGLISFLTTGEQETRAWTIRDGAKAPEAAGKIHSDIERGFIKADIISYENLKDVGSMVKAREQGLVRSEGKEYIMKDGDVVLFKFNV; from the coding sequence ATGAAACTTGGAATACTAGGACTTCCAAATGTGGGAAAGTCAACTCTATTTAATGCTTTGACAAAGGCTGGAGCTGAGGCTGCTAATTATCCTTTTGCGACGATAGAACCAAATGTAGGCGTTGTAACAGTGCCTGATGAAAGATTAAAAATTCTAAGCGATATAAGTAAGTCTAAAAGAATCTTATATGCAACTATAGAATTTTTCGATATTGCAGGTCTAGTAAAGGGTGCTAGCAAGGGTGAAGGCCTCGGAAATCAATTTTTATCTAATATAAGAGAGGTTGATGCCTTAGTACATGTTGTCAGATGTTTCGATGACGAAAATATAATTCATGTGGATGGCTCTGTTGATCCCCTAAGAGATATAGAAGTAATAAATCTGGAGCTAATTTTTTCTGATCTTGAACAGATTGAAAAGAGATTAGATAGAATAAGAAAACAAGCCAAAGCTGATAAATCTTTGTCAGCTGAGCTCGCTCTTCTAGAAAGAATAAAACAAAGTTTAGAAGAAGGCAAGCCAGCCAGAACAGTGGAAATGGATGATAATGAAAAGAAGATTATAAAAAATTATCAGCTTTTGAGTCTAAAACCTGTAATATATTGTGCAAATGTTGATGAGGAATCTTTAAAAGATGATGGCAATTCCAATCCGTATGTTCAACAAGTAAGAGAGTTTGCAAGCTCACACGGAGATGAAATTGTTGTAATAAATGCTGAATTAGAGTCTGAAATCGCAGGTTTTGAAGATGATGAAAAAGCGATGTTTTTAGAGGAGATGGGAGTAAGTGCTTCTGGTCTAGATAAACTTATAAAATCTTCCTATTCCCTTCTAGGCTTAATAAGTTTCCTTACAACGGGAGAACAAGAAACCAGAGCATGGACTATAAGAGATGGAGCAAAAGCTCCTGAAGCAGCTGGCAAAATCCATTCAGATATTGAAAGAGGATTTATTAAGGCGGATATAATATCCTATGAAAATTTAAAGGATGTTGGCTCAATGGTAAAAGCCAGAGAACAAGGTCTTGTTAGAAGTGAAGGTAAAGAATATATAATGAAAGATGGAGATGTAGTCTTGTTTAAATTTAATGTATAA